Proteins co-encoded in one Carassius gibelio isolate Cgi1373 ecotype wild population from Czech Republic chromosome A15, carGib1.2-hapl.c, whole genome shotgun sequence genomic window:
- the LOC128029314 gene encoding ribosomal protein S6 kinase beta-1 isoform X1, with protein sequence MAGVFDIDLDQPEENVSDDELEEAQISDLMDQCSGFEFNMDDCEKIEISEDSVNQGAENIRPECFELLRVLGKGGYGKVFQVRKVSGAGSGKIFAMKVLKKAMIVRNAKDTAHTKAERNILEEVKHPFIVDLIYAFQTGGKLYLILEYLSGGELFMQLEREGIFMEDTACFYLAEISMALGHLHQKGIIYRDLKPENIMLNNQGHVKLTDFGLCKESIHDGTVTHTFCGTIEYMAPEILMRSGHNRAVDWWSLGALMYDMLTGAPPFTGENRKKTIDKILKCKLNLPPYLTQEARDLLKRLLKRSASSRLGAGPGDATEVQTHPFFRHVNWDDLLARKVEPPFKPFLQSADDVSQFDSKFTSQTPVDSPDDSTLSESANQAFLGFTYVAPSVLENIKKFSFEPKIRSPRRFLGSPRTPLSPVKFSGDCWPRGPTLPGSSTLQSPTELAMEVSTVDQMEVQASSEATAPLPIRQPAGSSVGQFKQQTYPVISKRPDHLRMNL encoded by the exons ATGGCTGGCGTCTTCGACATCGATCTGGACCAGCCGGAGGAAAATGTCTCCGATGATGAGCTGGAGGAG GCTCAGATCAGTGACCTCATGGATCAGTGCAGTGGCTTTGAGTT TAACATGGACGACTGTGAGAAGATCGAGATATCAGAGGACAGTGTGAACCAAGGTGCTGAGAACATCCGCCCAGAGTGTTTTGAGCTTCTGCGTGTGTTGGGGAAAGGAGGTTATGgaaag gttttcCAGGTTCGGAAAGTATCTGGTGCAGGGTCAGGAAAAATATTTGCAATGAAAGTCTTAAAAAAG GCTATGATTGTACGCAACGCCAAGGACACAGCGCATACTAAAGCAGAGAGGAACATCTTAGAGGAAGTCAAGCATCCTTTCATCGTTGATCTAATCTATGCTTTTCAGACGGGCGGCAAGCTTTACCTAATCCTTGAATACCTAAGTG GTGGGGAGCTTTTCATGCAGCTTGAGCGAGAGGGGATTTTCATGGAGGACACAGCCTG CTTTTACTTGGCTGAAATCTCTATGGCTCTCGGGCATCTGCATCAGAAAGGCATCATCTACAGAGATCTCAAACCAGAGAACATCATGCTCAATAACCAAG GACATGTAAAACTGACTGATTTCGGGCTGTGTAAGGAATCGATTCATGATGGCACAGTGACACACACTTTCTGTGGCACTATTGAATACAT GGCTCCAGAGATCCTCATGAGAAGCGGACACAATCGGGCTGTTGACTGGTGGAGTCTGGGGGCTTTGATGTACGACATGTTAACTGGAGCA CCTCCCTTTACTGGAGAAAACCGGAAAAAGACCATTGACAAAATTCTTAAATGCAAACTGAACCTCCCACCCTACCTCACACAAGAAGCCAGGGACCTTCTCAAAAGG CTACTGAAAAGAAGTGCCTCATCTCGACTCGGGGCTGGACCTGGAGATGCAACAGAAGTACAG ACTCATCCCTTCTTCCGACATGTTAATTGGGATGACCTTCTCGCTCGTAAAGTAGAACCACCATTCAAGCCTTTCTTG CAATCTGCTGACGATGTGAGCCAGTTTGATTCCAAGTTCACCAGCCAGACTCCCGTTGACAGTCCCGATGACTCCACGCTGAGCGAAAGTGCAAATCAGGCCTTTTTG GGTTTTACCTATGTAGCTCCATCGGTGTTGGAAAATATAAAGAAGTTCTCATTTGAGCCAAAAATTCGTTCACCTCGCCGGTTTTTGGGAAGCCCTCGAACACCTCTCAG CCCGGTTAAGTTCTCAGGAGATTGTTGGCCACGAGGACCCACTTTACCCGGATCCTCCACCCTTCAGTCCCCCACAGAGCTCGCTATGGAAGTGTCCACCGTGGATCAGATGGAGGTCCAGGCTAGTTCCGAAGCCACCGCCCCTCTTCCCATCAGGCAACCCGCTGGCTCCAGCGTGGGCCAGTTTAAGCAGCAGACCTACCCTGTGATCTCCAAAAGGCCAGATCATCTACGAATGAACCTATGA
- the LOC128029314 gene encoding ribosomal protein S6 kinase beta-1 isoform X2, with protein MAGVFDIDLDQPEENVSDDELEEAQISDLMDQCSGFEFNMDDCEKIEISEDSVNQGAENIRPECFELLRVLGKGGYGKVFQVRKVSGAGSGKIFAMKVLKKAMIVRNAKDTAHTKAERNILEEVKHPFIVDLIYAFQTGGKLYLILEYLSGGELFMQLEREGIFMEDTAWTHEHRHMHTIGLTFNMMR; from the exons ATGGCTGGCGTCTTCGACATCGATCTGGACCAGCCGGAGGAAAATGTCTCCGATGATGAGCTGGAGGAG GCTCAGATCAGTGACCTCATGGATCAGTGCAGTGGCTTTGAGTT TAACATGGACGACTGTGAGAAGATCGAGATATCAGAGGACAGTGTGAACCAAGGTGCTGAGAACATCCGCCCAGAGTGTTTTGAGCTTCTGCGTGTGTTGGGGAAAGGAGGTTATGgaaag gttttcCAGGTTCGGAAAGTATCTGGTGCAGGGTCAGGAAAAATATTTGCAATGAAAGTCTTAAAAAAG GCTATGATTGTACGCAACGCCAAGGACACAGCGCATACTAAAGCAGAGAGGAACATCTTAGAGGAAGTCAAGCATCCTTTCATCGTTGATCTAATCTATGCTTTTCAGACGGGCGGCAAGCTTTACCTAATCCTTGAATACCTAAGTG GTGGGGAGCTTTTCATGCAGCTTGAGCGAGAGGGGATTTTCATGGAGGACACAGCCTG GACACATGAACACCGACACATGCATACAATAGGCCTTACATTCAACATGATGAGATGA
- the LOC128029312 gene encoding uncharacterized protein LOC128029312 isoform X1, producing MMPGRACCVVGCFNNSTKLQTWNKTVCEIHKPLLHIDCPCLRPYGLHRVPGRAEDQDVRQKWMKHINRDGFKPNKNTVVCGIHFPDGQPTRENPYPVLFMGYECHASTSSACIQLPLSRDVSCQTDPLETHTVGTQLSLKTLLPHFRSEGVQANVSCKDFGVGMSNADPLGLSSTPVKRPRLDLDEQLEDDALEHSSLEEALKGQDSTSLDSTLKLADSSTPTHNSKKYIVYESCIMELFNVCPVCTRACDVRTQRLGTFLSVKQWCPRCTFTRHWNSQPVIGSVPSGNLHLSAAVYLSGASFIQIEKVFKAMKLQLFRYETFQRHARAFIEPAVIHHWKATQDVNLQSLSQEEKVIVGGDMRADSPAHSAKYGSYATMDLRTNTVVDIQLVQSNEVGGSCHMEKEGLKRSLALLESRGVNLDCIVTDRHPQVQKFLRERNITHYYDVWHMAKGISKKLEAISKQKDCEKLKKWMKSIISHIYWTAASSTSEPERIAKWTTILNHVRDVHTHEDPLYPKCEHVIRKTTDKSKWLQADTLAFYKLEKLLTKKRTLKDVAKLSPHHQTSSLEAFRAVILRFAPKNAVFPFIGRLCRLYLAAMHYNENADRPQAETEEGVPVFKISFPKSRKEECGVEPQKTQPTFGYVADTMDLIFEKVFVNPVPYTDALLAIPVPEDLSP from the exons A TGATGCCGGGAAGAGCGTGTTGTGTGGTTGGCTGTTTTAACAACAGCACAAAACTACAGACCTGGAATAAAACCGTTTGTGAAATTCACAAACCGTTGTTGCACATTGACTGCCCATGTTTACGGCCATACGGATTACACAGAGTCCCTGGTCGAGCGGAGGACCAGGATGTGCGTCAAAAGTGGATGAAACACATAAACCGAGATGGCTTCAAGCCAAACAAGAATACTGTG GTGTGTGGGATACATTTTCCTGACGGACAACCTACAAGAGAAAATCCCTATCCTGTGTTGTTCATGGGTTATGAATGTCAT GCCAGCACATCAAGTGCTTGTATTCAGCTGCCTCTCTCAAGGGATGTTTCCTGCCAGACAGACCCCCTGGAAACACATACTGTAGGCACACAGCTCTCCTTAAAGACTCTGCTGCCCCACTTTAGAAGTGAAG GTGTCCAGGCAAATGTCTCCTGCAAAGATTTCGGTGTTGGGATGTCCAATGCAGACCCTTTGGGCCTGTCATCGACACCTGTGAAGAGACCTCGTCTAGACCTCGATGAACAGCTGGAGGACGATGCATTGGAGCACAGCTCTTTAGAGGAAGCTTTAAAGGGACAGGATTCCACTTCGTTAGACTCTACACTTAAGTT AGCAGATTCATCCACTCCCACCCACAACAGCAAAAAGTACATAGTGTACGAGAGCTGCATCATGGAGTTGTTTAATGTATGTCCAGTCTGCACCCGGGCATGTGATGTGAGGACCCAAAGGCTGGGGACATTCCTGTCTGTGAAGCAGTGGTGTCCCCGCTGCACATTTACAAGACACTGGAATAGCCAGCCTGTCATTGGGAGCGTGCCGTCTGGAAATCTGCACCTTTCTGCCGCCGTGTATCTGAGTGGTGCATCTTTCATACAAATCGAAAAG GTCTTCAAGGCAATGAAGCTACAGTTGTTTAGGTATGAAACGTTTCAACGCCACGCCAGAGCTTTCATTGAGCCAGCAGTAATTCACCACTGGAAAGCCACACAGGATGTGAATCTGCAGTCGCTGAGTCAGGAGGAAAAAGTGATAGTTGGTGGTGACATGAGAGCTGACTCTCCAG CCCACTCTGCAAAGTATGGCAGTTATGCAACGATGGATCTCCGTACTAACACCGTTGTGGACATTCAGTTGGTTCAG AGCAACGAGGTTGGTGGTAGCTGCCACATGGAAAAAGAGGGCCTGAAAAGGAGTCTAGCTTTACTGGAGTCGCGTGGCGTCAATCTTGATTGCATCGTCACTGATCGCCATCCACAAGTACAGAAGTTCCTCAGAGAGAGAAACATAACCCATTACTACGATGTCTGGCACATGGCAAAAG GAATTTCCAAGAAACTGGAAGCAATCAGTAAGCAGAAAGACTGTGAGAAACTCAAGAAGtggatgaaaagcatcatcagtcaCATATACTGGACTGCAGCTAGCTCAACCTCCGAACCAGAGAGGATTGCTAAGTGGACCACGATCCTGAACCATGTTCGAGATGTTCATACACATGAGGATCCTCTTTACCCCAAGTGTGAGCATGTGATCCGCAAGACAACTGACAAGAGTAAATGGCTCCAAGCAG ATACTCTAGCTTTTTACAAGTTGGAGAAGTTGCTGACAAAAAAAAGAACGCTGAAGGATGTTGCAAAACTGAGCCCCCACCACCAAACTTCATCTTTAGAGGCTTTCCGTGCCGTCATCCTTCGTTTTGCCCCAAAGAATGCTGTCTTTCCTTTTATTGGGAGGTTGTGTAG ACTATACCTGGCTGCTATGCATTATAATGAAAATGCGGACCGACCACAGGCCGAAACGGAGGAAGGTGTACCTGTCTTCAAAATCTCATTTCCGAAGTCTAGGAAGGAAGAGTGTGGAGTTGAACCTCAAAAGACTCAGCCGACCTTTG GTTATGTTGCTGACACGATGGACCTCATTTTTGAGAAAGTCTTTGTTAACCCTGTGCCATACACCGATGCGCTGTTGGCCATCCCTGTCCCAGAGGACCTGAGTCCCTGA
- the LOC128029312 gene encoding uncharacterized protein LOC128029312 isoform X4: MSNADPLGLSSTPVKRPRLDLDEQLEDDALEHSSLEEALKGQDSTSLDSTLKLADSSTPTHNSKKYIVYESCIMELFNVCPVCTRACDVRTQRLGTFLSVKQWCPRCTFTRHWNSQPVIGSVPSGNLHLSAAVYLSGASFIQIEKVFKAMKLQLFRYETFQRHARAFIEPAVIHHWKATQDVNLQSLSQEEKVIVGGDMRADSPAHSAKYGSYATMDLRTNTVVDIQLVQSNEVGGSCHMEKEGLKRSLALLESRGVNLDCIVTDRHPQVQKFLRERNITHYYDVWHMAKGISKKLEAISKQKDCEKLKKWMKSIISHIYWTAASSTSEPERIAKWTTILNHVRDVHTHEDPLYPKCEHVIRKTTDKSKWLQADTLAFYKLEKLLTKKRTLKDVAKLSPHHQTSSLEAFRAVILRFAPKNAVFPFIGRLCRLYLAAMHYNENADRPQAETEEGVPVFKISFPKSRKEECGVEPQKTQPTFGYVADTMDLIFEKVFVNPVPYTDALLAIPVPEDLSP; the protein is encoded by the exons ATGTCCAATGCAGACCCTTTGGGCCTGTCATCGACACCTGTGAAGAGACCTCGTCTAGACCTCGATGAACAGCTGGAGGACGATGCATTGGAGCACAGCTCTTTAGAGGAAGCTTTAAAGGGACAGGATTCCACTTCGTTAGACTCTACACTTAAGTT AGCAGATTCATCCACTCCCACCCACAACAGCAAAAAGTACATAGTGTACGAGAGCTGCATCATGGAGTTGTTTAATGTATGTCCAGTCTGCACCCGGGCATGTGATGTGAGGACCCAAAGGCTGGGGACATTCCTGTCTGTGAAGCAGTGGTGTCCCCGCTGCACATTTACAAGACACTGGAATAGCCAGCCTGTCATTGGGAGCGTGCCGTCTGGAAATCTGCACCTTTCTGCCGCCGTGTATCTGAGTGGTGCATCTTTCATACAAATCGAAAAG GTCTTCAAGGCAATGAAGCTACAGTTGTTTAGGTATGAAACGTTTCAACGCCACGCCAGAGCTTTCATTGAGCCAGCAGTAATTCACCACTGGAAAGCCACACAGGATGTGAATCTGCAGTCGCTGAGTCAGGAGGAAAAAGTGATAGTTGGTGGTGACATGAGAGCTGACTCTCCAG CCCACTCTGCAAAGTATGGCAGTTATGCAACGATGGATCTCCGTACTAACACCGTTGTGGACATTCAGTTGGTTCAG AGCAACGAGGTTGGTGGTAGCTGCCACATGGAAAAAGAGGGCCTGAAAAGGAGTCTAGCTTTACTGGAGTCGCGTGGCGTCAATCTTGATTGCATCGTCACTGATCGCCATCCACAAGTACAGAAGTTCCTCAGAGAGAGAAACATAACCCATTACTACGATGTCTGGCACATGGCAAAAG GAATTTCCAAGAAACTGGAAGCAATCAGTAAGCAGAAAGACTGTGAGAAACTCAAGAAGtggatgaaaagcatcatcagtcaCATATACTGGACTGCAGCTAGCTCAACCTCCGAACCAGAGAGGATTGCTAAGTGGACCACGATCCTGAACCATGTTCGAGATGTTCATACACATGAGGATCCTCTTTACCCCAAGTGTGAGCATGTGATCCGCAAGACAACTGACAAGAGTAAATGGCTCCAAGCAG ATACTCTAGCTTTTTACAAGTTGGAGAAGTTGCTGACAAAAAAAAGAACGCTGAAGGATGTTGCAAAACTGAGCCCCCACCACCAAACTTCATCTTTAGAGGCTTTCCGTGCCGTCATCCTTCGTTTTGCCCCAAAGAATGCTGTCTTTCCTTTTATTGGGAGGTTGTGTAG ACTATACCTGGCTGCTATGCATTATAATGAAAATGCGGACCGACCACAGGCCGAAACGGAGGAAGGTGTACCTGTCTTCAAAATCTCATTTCCGAAGTCTAGGAAGGAAGAGTGTGGAGTTGAACCTCAAAAGACTCAGCCGACCTTTG GTTATGTTGCTGACACGATGGACCTCATTTTTGAGAAAGTCTTTGTTAACCCTGTGCCATACACCGATGCGCTGTTGGCCATCCCTGTCCCAGAGGACCTGAGTCCCTGA
- the LOC128029312 gene encoding uncharacterized protein LOC128029312 isoform X3, with product MSEAIMGRKCLFPWCNSSNGFHMFPRDAARARLWLRAVGWPSTTDTSKLYVCSKHFSRESFENWRMVDFGLVDYQCKLRLAIDAVPSPEDFSILSEASTSSACIQLPLSRDVSCQTDPLETHTVGTQLSLKTLLPHFRSEGVQANVSCKDFGVGMSNADPLGLSSTPVKRPRLDLDEQLEDDALEHSSLEEALKGQDSTSLDSTLKLADSSTPTHNSKKYIVYESCIMELFNVCPVCTRACDVRTQRLGTFLSVKQWCPRCTFTRHWNSQPVIGSVPSGNLHLSAAVYLSGASFIQIEKVFKAMKLQLFRYETFQRHARAFIEPAVIHHWKATQDVNLQSLSQEEKVIVGGDMRADSPAHSAKYGSYATMDLRTNTVVDIQLVQSNEVGGSCHMEKEGLKRSLALLESRGVNLDCIVTDRHPQVQKFLRERNITHYYDVWHMAKGISKKLEAISKQKDCEKLKKWMKSIISHIYWTAASSTSEPERIAKWTTILNHVRDVHTHEDPLYPKCEHVIRKTTDKSKWLQADTLAFYKLEKLLTKKRTLKDVAKLSPHHQTSSLEAFRAVILRFAPKNAVFPFIGRLCRLYLAAMHYNENADRPQAETEEGVPVFKISFPKSRKEECGVEPQKTQPTFGYVADTMDLIFEKVFVNPVPYTDALLAIPVPEDLSP from the exons ATGAGTGAGGCAATCATGGGACGTAAGTGTTTGTTTCCGTGGTGCAACAGTTCAAATGGGTTTCATATGTTTCCCCGCGATGCTGCCAGGGCTAGACTCTGGCTGCGGGCGGTTGGTTGGCCATCAACCACAGACACATCTAAATTATATGTGTGCAGCAAACATTTCTCGAGAGAGAGCTTCGAGAATTGGAGAATGGTGGACTTTGGCCTTGTTGACTACCAATGCAAGTTGCGTCTTGCGATTGATGCGGTGCCAAGTCCCGAGGACTTTTCTATCCtttcagag GCCAGCACATCAAGTGCTTGTATTCAGCTGCCTCTCTCAAGGGATGTTTCCTGCCAGACAGACCCCCTGGAAACACATACTGTAGGCACACAGCTCTCCTTAAAGACTCTGCTGCCCCACTTTAGAAGTGAAG GTGTCCAGGCAAATGTCTCCTGCAAAGATTTCGGTGTTGGGATGTCCAATGCAGACCCTTTGGGCCTGTCATCGACACCTGTGAAGAGACCTCGTCTAGACCTCGATGAACAGCTGGAGGACGATGCATTGGAGCACAGCTCTTTAGAGGAAGCTTTAAAGGGACAGGATTCCACTTCGTTAGACTCTACACTTAAGTT AGCAGATTCATCCACTCCCACCCACAACAGCAAAAAGTACATAGTGTACGAGAGCTGCATCATGGAGTTGTTTAATGTATGTCCAGTCTGCACCCGGGCATGTGATGTGAGGACCCAAAGGCTGGGGACATTCCTGTCTGTGAAGCAGTGGTGTCCCCGCTGCACATTTACAAGACACTGGAATAGCCAGCCTGTCATTGGGAGCGTGCCGTCTGGAAATCTGCACCTTTCTGCCGCCGTGTATCTGAGTGGTGCATCTTTCATACAAATCGAAAAG GTCTTCAAGGCAATGAAGCTACAGTTGTTTAGGTATGAAACGTTTCAACGCCACGCCAGAGCTTTCATTGAGCCAGCAGTAATTCACCACTGGAAAGCCACACAGGATGTGAATCTGCAGTCGCTGAGTCAGGAGGAAAAAGTGATAGTTGGTGGTGACATGAGAGCTGACTCTCCAG CCCACTCTGCAAAGTATGGCAGTTATGCAACGATGGATCTCCGTACTAACACCGTTGTGGACATTCAGTTGGTTCAG AGCAACGAGGTTGGTGGTAGCTGCCACATGGAAAAAGAGGGCCTGAAAAGGAGTCTAGCTTTACTGGAGTCGCGTGGCGTCAATCTTGATTGCATCGTCACTGATCGCCATCCACAAGTACAGAAGTTCCTCAGAGAGAGAAACATAACCCATTACTACGATGTCTGGCACATGGCAAAAG GAATTTCCAAGAAACTGGAAGCAATCAGTAAGCAGAAAGACTGTGAGAAACTCAAGAAGtggatgaaaagcatcatcagtcaCATATACTGGACTGCAGCTAGCTCAACCTCCGAACCAGAGAGGATTGCTAAGTGGACCACGATCCTGAACCATGTTCGAGATGTTCATACACATGAGGATCCTCTTTACCCCAAGTGTGAGCATGTGATCCGCAAGACAACTGACAAGAGTAAATGGCTCCAAGCAG ATACTCTAGCTTTTTACAAGTTGGAGAAGTTGCTGACAAAAAAAAGAACGCTGAAGGATGTTGCAAAACTGAGCCCCCACCACCAAACTTCATCTTTAGAGGCTTTCCGTGCCGTCATCCTTCGTTTTGCCCCAAAGAATGCTGTCTTTCCTTTTATTGGGAGGTTGTGTAG ACTATACCTGGCTGCTATGCATTATAATGAAAATGCGGACCGACCACAGGCCGAAACGGAGGAAGGTGTACCTGTCTTCAAAATCTCATTTCCGAAGTCTAGGAAGGAAGAGTGTGGAGTTGAACCTCAAAAGACTCAGCCGACCTTTG GTTATGTTGCTGACACGATGGACCTCATTTTTGAGAAAGTCTTTGTTAACCCTGTGCCATACACCGATGCGCTGTTGGCCATCCCTGTCCCAGAGGACCTGAGTCCCTGA
- the LOC128029312 gene encoding uncharacterized protein LOC128029312 isoform X2 yields MACKRAKHGNCSVLECTNEHRSIFLVPSSEPVKKQWVHFIFSGNAPTHLPKVMYVCGKHFTSDCFLNLGQYRAGLAERLKIKPGSVPTLLGSAANLGQASTSSACIQLPLSRDVSCQTDPLETHTVGTQLSLKTLLPHFRSEGVQANVSCKDFGVGMSNADPLGLSSTPVKRPRLDLDEQLEDDALEHSSLEEALKGQDSTSLDSTLKLADSSTPTHNSKKYIVYESCIMELFNVCPVCTRACDVRTQRLGTFLSVKQWCPRCTFTRHWNSQPVIGSVPSGNLHLSAAVYLSGASFIQIEKVFKAMKLQLFRYETFQRHARAFIEPAVIHHWKATQDVNLQSLSQEEKVIVGGDMRADSPAHSAKYGSYATMDLRTNTVVDIQLVQSNEVGGSCHMEKEGLKRSLALLESRGVNLDCIVTDRHPQVQKFLRERNITHYYDVWHMAKGISKKLEAISKQKDCEKLKKWMKSIISHIYWTAASSTSEPERIAKWTTILNHVRDVHTHEDPLYPKCEHVIRKTTDKSKWLQADTLAFYKLEKLLTKKRTLKDVAKLSPHHQTSSLEAFRAVILRFAPKNAVFPFIGRLCRLYLAAMHYNENADRPQAETEEGVPVFKISFPKSRKEECGVEPQKTQPTFGYVADTMDLIFEKVFVNPVPYTDALLAIPVPEDLSP; encoded by the exons ATGGCTTGTAAACGAGCGAAGCATGGCAATTGCTCTGTGTTAGAATGTACAAATGAACACCGAAGTATTTTTTTAGTTCCTTCATCCGAGCCTGTAAAGAAACAATGggttcattttattttctctgGTAATGCGCCGACACATCTTCCCAAAGTTATGTATGTCTGCGGCAAACATTTCACCAGCGACTGTTTCCTCAACTTGGGTCAGTACAGAGCTGGCCTTGCTGAGCGTCTGAAAATAAAGCCTGGATCAGTACCAACTCTCCTCGGCTCAGCTGCAAACCTCGGACAA GCCAGCACATCAAGTGCTTGTATTCAGCTGCCTCTCTCAAGGGATGTTTCCTGCCAGACAGACCCCCTGGAAACACATACTGTAGGCACACAGCTCTCCTTAAAGACTCTGCTGCCCCACTTTAGAAGTGAAG GTGTCCAGGCAAATGTCTCCTGCAAAGATTTCGGTGTTGGGATGTCCAATGCAGACCCTTTGGGCCTGTCATCGACACCTGTGAAGAGACCTCGTCTAGACCTCGATGAACAGCTGGAGGACGATGCATTGGAGCACAGCTCTTTAGAGGAAGCTTTAAAGGGACAGGATTCCACTTCGTTAGACTCTACACTTAAGTT AGCAGATTCATCCACTCCCACCCACAACAGCAAAAAGTACATAGTGTACGAGAGCTGCATCATGGAGTTGTTTAATGTATGTCCAGTCTGCACCCGGGCATGTGATGTGAGGACCCAAAGGCTGGGGACATTCCTGTCTGTGAAGCAGTGGTGTCCCCGCTGCACATTTACAAGACACTGGAATAGCCAGCCTGTCATTGGGAGCGTGCCGTCTGGAAATCTGCACCTTTCTGCCGCCGTGTATCTGAGTGGTGCATCTTTCATACAAATCGAAAAG GTCTTCAAGGCAATGAAGCTACAGTTGTTTAGGTATGAAACGTTTCAACGCCACGCCAGAGCTTTCATTGAGCCAGCAGTAATTCACCACTGGAAAGCCACACAGGATGTGAATCTGCAGTCGCTGAGTCAGGAGGAAAAAGTGATAGTTGGTGGTGACATGAGAGCTGACTCTCCAG CCCACTCTGCAAAGTATGGCAGTTATGCAACGATGGATCTCCGTACTAACACCGTTGTGGACATTCAGTTGGTTCAG AGCAACGAGGTTGGTGGTAGCTGCCACATGGAAAAAGAGGGCCTGAAAAGGAGTCTAGCTTTACTGGAGTCGCGTGGCGTCAATCTTGATTGCATCGTCACTGATCGCCATCCACAAGTACAGAAGTTCCTCAGAGAGAGAAACATAACCCATTACTACGATGTCTGGCACATGGCAAAAG GAATTTCCAAGAAACTGGAAGCAATCAGTAAGCAGAAAGACTGTGAGAAACTCAAGAAGtggatgaaaagcatcatcagtcaCATATACTGGACTGCAGCTAGCTCAACCTCCGAACCAGAGAGGATTGCTAAGTGGACCACGATCCTGAACCATGTTCGAGATGTTCATACACATGAGGATCCTCTTTACCCCAAGTGTGAGCATGTGATCCGCAAGACAACTGACAAGAGTAAATGGCTCCAAGCAG ATACTCTAGCTTTTTACAAGTTGGAGAAGTTGCTGACAAAAAAAAGAACGCTGAAGGATGTTGCAAAACTGAGCCCCCACCACCAAACTTCATCTTTAGAGGCTTTCCGTGCCGTCATCCTTCGTTTTGCCCCAAAGAATGCTGTCTTTCCTTTTATTGGGAGGTTGTGTAG ACTATACCTGGCTGCTATGCATTATAATGAAAATGCGGACCGACCACAGGCCGAAACGGAGGAAGGTGTACCTGTCTTCAAAATCTCATTTCCGAAGTCTAGGAAGGAAGAGTGTGGAGTTGAACCTCAAAAGACTCAGCCGACCTTTG GTTATGTTGCTGACACGATGGACCTCATTTTTGAGAAAGTCTTTGTTAACCCTGTGCCATACACCGATGCGCTGTTGGCCATCCCTGTCCCAGAGGACCTGAGTCCCTGA